In the genome of Laribacter hongkongensis DSM 14985, the window TGCACATGGTCACCATGCCATACCCCTTCTGTCCGGCCTGGCGCATGCCGTGTACCAGCGTCGCCGTCCGGATGGCGCCGGTGGCACCCAGCGGGTGGCCCAGCGCAATGGCGCCACCGTTCGGGTTGACCACGGAGGGGTCAAGCTCCAGATCACGCATGACAGCCAGTGCTTGGGCAGCAAAGGCTTCGTTGAGCTCCATCCACTTGATGTCACTCTGGGCAATGCCGGCGTTTTCCAGTGCGGCGGGAATGGCTACCTTCGGACCAATACCCATGATGGCCGGCGGCACGCCCTTGACGGCAAAGCTGACATAGCGGGCCAGCGGGGTCAGGCCGAACTGCTTGAGGACCTTTTCACTGACCAGTACCACTGCACCGGCGCCATCGGACATTTGCGAGCTGTTGCCGGCAGTAACACTGCCTTTGGCATCAAACACGGTCTTGAGCTTAGCGAGGCCTTCCATGGTGGTGCCGGCACGCGGACCTTCGTCGGTCGTCAGGGTTTTCTTGACGTAGTCCACTTCGCCGGTCTTGAGGTTCGGCACGCGGTAGGTCACGTCCAGCGGGGTGATTTCGGCCGCAAACTTGCCGCCTTCGATGGCTGCCAACGCACGACGATGCGATTCAACTGCAAACGCATCCTGATCTTCGCGCGACACCTTCCATTGCTGGGCCACCTTTTCGGCCGTCAGGCCCATGCCGTAGGCAATGGCATAGTTCTCGTCACTGGCAAATACTTCCGGGTTGAGCGACACCTTGTTGCCCATCATCGGCACCATCGACATCGATTCCGAACCGGCGGCGATCACCACGTCGGCTTCACCCATGCGGATACGATCAGCGGCGATCTGCACGGCATTGATGCCCGACGAGCAGTAACGGTTGATGGTGATGCCGCCCACGGTATCCGGCAAGCCGGCGAGCAGCACGCCGATACGGGCCATGTTGAGGCCTTGCTCGGCTTCGGGGAAGGCACAACCCACCACTACGTCATTGATCAGATTGACATCAAGGCCCGGCACTTGCGCCAGTGCACCCTTGATGACATGAGCGAGCATGTCGTCCGGACGCACGTTGCGCATCATGCCGCGCGGCGCCTTGCCGACCGGGGTACGGGTCGTGGCGACGATATAGGCTTCCTGAATCTGCTTGGTCATTTCCACTCTCTCCAAATGCTTCCTGGCGATCCGGGCGGTTCGTACGGCCCGGATCCGCGTTGTCTTGTGACTTGTGATCAGTTGCGCAGCGGTTTGCCGGTGGTCAGCATGTTGGCAATGCGCGCCTGGGTGAGCGGGTTCTTCAGTAGTTGCATGAAGCCCTTGCGCTCAAGGTCGAGGATCCACTGTTCGTCCACCATGGCCCCTGCATCGACATCACCACCGGTCATCACGTCAGCAATCAGGCCGGCGATGGTGAAGTCGTGCTTGCTTATGAAGTTGCCTTCCAGCATGTTGACGAGCGAACCCTTGATCGATGCGGCACCGGCGCGCCCTGCGACCGGGAAGGCCTTGACCTTCAGCGGCGGACGGTAGCCGGCTTCGGCTAAAGCGATCGCTTCCTGCTTGGCCACGTACAACAGCTCGTAGGCGTTGAAAACCACGGTATCGGTCTTGCGGATAAAGCCGATTTCCTGGCCTTCGATGGCGCTGGTACCAACCTTGGCGGTGGCAATGGCCATGAAGTAGTCCTTCAGCGCGGCCAGCACGTCGCCCTTGGCCTCTTGTGCGGCACGCAGGGCAAACTCCTTGCAACCACCCCCGCCCGGCAGCAGGCCGACGCCGACTTCCACCAGACCGATGTAGGTCTCCAGGGCTGCCACAACCTTGTCGCTGTGCATGACGAATTCGCAGCCGCCGCCGAATGCGTAGCCTTGGGTTGCAACCACCACCGGGATCTGACTGTATTTCAGCCGCATGGAGGTATCCTGGAACTTGCGCACGGTGGCATCGATGGCGTCCCAGTCACCCATCATGAATGCCGGCATCATCGATTGCAGATCGGCACCAACCGAGAACGGCTCTTCGGTCTGCCAGATCACCAGTGCCTTGTAATGGTCCTCGGCAATATCGATGGCCTTGTTCAGACCTTCGATGACGGCCGGGCCAATAGCGTGGGCCTTGCTCTTGAACGATACGACCAGCACGCCGTCACCCGAAGTCAGGGCGCGTACACCTTCGTTTTCAAAAACGGTTTCACCCAGAGAAGGGGCTTTTTCACCCAGCACACGGGCCGGCGACAGCTGACGCTTGTACACATCCAGCGTGGAACGCGGAACCAGTGTATTGGCCGCGGCGCTGTACGAGCCTTCATTGAAATGCACGCCGACGCGGTTGGAATCGGTCACCCAGGCCGGCAGGGCTGCTTTGCCCATGGCCTGTCCGGCTTCGATGTCTTGCTCGAGCCATTTGGCCACTTGTTGCCAGCCAGCGGATTGCCAGGTTTCAAACGGTCCGGTGGACCAGCCGAAGCCCCAGCGGATGGCCAGGTCGAGGTCGCGGGCATTGTCGGCGATATCGGCCAGGTGGTAGCTGATGTAATGGAAAACATCGCGGAAGCAGGCCCACAGGAATTGGGCCTGGGGATGCTGGCTTTCACGCAGTTTTTTGAACTTGACCGCCGGATCAGCTTCTTTGAGGATGGCCTTGACGGCTTCGTCGCCCTTTTGGCCACCTTCGACATACTCACCCTTGAGCGGGTCCAGCACGAAGGTTTGCTTGCCTTCTTTCTTGTAAATGCCACGTCTGGTTTTTTGTCCCAGGGCGCCATCAGCAATCAGTCTGGCCAGCCAGTCAGGAGTTTTGAACAACGGGTGCCACGGATCTTCCGGCAGGGTGTCCTGCATGGTTTTGACCACATGGGCGAAAGTGTCCAGTCCCACCACGTCGGCGGTACGGAAAGTGGCCGATTTCGGACGGCCCAGACGCGGGCCGGTCAGGTCATCAACCACA includes:
- a CDS encoding acetyl-CoA C-acyltransferase, with translation MTKQIQEAYIVATTRTPVGKAPRGMMRNVRPDDMLAHVIKGALAQVPGLDVNLINDVVVGCAFPEAEQGLNMARIGVLLAGLPDTVGGITINRYCSSGINAVQIAADRIRMGEADVVIAAGSESMSMVPMMGNKVSLNPEVFASDENYAIAYGMGLTAEKVAQQWKVSREDQDAFAVESHRRALAAIEGGKFAAEITPLDVTYRVPNLKTGEVDYVKKTLTTDEGPRAGTTMEGLAKLKTVFDAKGSVTAGNSSQMSDGAGAVVLVSEKVLKQFGLTPLARYVSFAVKGVPPAIMGIGPKVAIPAALENAGIAQSDIKWMELNEAFAAQALAVMRDLELDPSVVNPNGGAIALGHPLGATGAIRTATLVHGMRQAGQKGYGMVTMCIGTGMGAAGIIEVL
- a CDS encoding 3-hydroxyacyl-CoA dehydrogenase NAD-binding domain-containing protein, which produces MSQSKFIVRKVAVLGAGVMGAQIAAHLVNAKVPTVLFDLAAKEGDKSTIAKKAIEGLKKLKPSPLAGKDRADFITPANYDEHLSLLKECDIVIEAIAERMDWKADLYARVAPFLGEHTIFATNTSGLSINQLAESCPADARSRFCGVHFFNPPRYMHLVEIIPCVTSNAEMLDNLERFLVTTLGKGVIRAKDTPNFVANRVGVFSMLATIANAEKYGVRFDVVDDLTGPRLGRPKSATFRTADVVGLDTFAHVVKTMQDTLPEDPWHPLFKTPDWLARLIADGALGQKTRRGIYKKEGKQTFVLDPLKGEYVEGGQKGDEAVKAILKEADPAVKFKKLRESQHPQAQFLWACFRDVFHYISYHLADIADNARDLDLAIRWGFGWSTGPFETWQSAGWQQVAKWLEQDIEAGQAMGKAALPAWVTDSNRVGVHFNEGSYSAAANTLVPRSTLDVYKRQLSPARVLGEKAPSLGETVFENEGVRALTSGDGVLVVSFKSKAHAIGPAVIEGLNKAIDIAEDHYKALVIWQTEEPFSVGADLQSMMPAFMMGDWDAIDATVRKFQDTSMRLKYSQIPVVVATQGYAFGGGCEFVMHSDKVVAALETYIGLVEVGVGLLPGGGGCKEFALRAAQEAKGDVLAALKDYFMAIATAKVGTSAIEGQEIGFIRKTDTVVFNAYELLYVAKQEAIALAEAGYRPPLKVKAFPVAGRAGAASIKGSLVNMLEGNFISKHDFTIAGLIADVMTGGDVDAGAMVDEQWILDLERKGFMQLLKNPLTQARIANMLTTGKPLRN